From a region of the Nitrospira sp. genome:
- a CDS encoding DsbA family protein produces the protein MLSSDKFVLYSDFNCPFCYAQHERLHQMDLLRRCEWRGVQHAPHLPKSMKPWQGSWEAELRHEVAVVQRLAPGLPIALPSGKPNTQAAIEQAISLLGQDVARGMDFVQRAYRAFWCEGQDISDPKILEQLAGEHFTEDVDGHSRSTAQKWETAWHATGQTGVPLIVAPDGDFLVGYVSADQVRSFFSG, from the coding sequence ATGCTTTCTTCCGACAAATTTGTCCTCTATAGTGATTTCAACTGTCCTTTTTGCTATGCCCAGCATGAGCGGCTGCATCAAATGGATTTGCTGCGTCGCTGTGAATGGCGCGGAGTGCAACATGCACCGCATCTGCCGAAATCGATGAAACCTTGGCAAGGGTCGTGGGAGGCTGAACTGCGGCATGAAGTGGCGGTAGTACAACGACTGGCTCCCGGTCTTCCTATCGCATTGCCGAGCGGTAAACCGAATACTCAGGCCGCGATCGAACAAGCGATCTCGTTGTTAGGACAGGATGTTGCGCGCGGAATGGATTTTGTTCAACGGGCATACCGCGCTTTCTGGTGTGAAGGACAAGACATTTCCGATCCAAAGATCCTGGAGCAGTTGGCGGGAGAGCATTTCACTGAAGACGTTGACGGGCACAGTCGCAGTACCGCCCAGAAATGGGAGACGGCATGGCACGCAACAGGCCAGACCGGTGTTCCATTGATCGTTGCTCCGGATGGAGATTTCCTGGTCGGCTATGTATCGGCAGATCAGGTACGGTCCTTCTTTTCGGGATAG
- a CDS encoding NAD(P)-dependent oxidoreductase has product MANRAAGIGFVGIGRMGANMARRLHERDFRLTSVYDLQPAVALSLAAELKIHAAQTPAEVAGSSTVIITVISDDAAMRSIFSEHNEASLLGKARDRLFINCATLSPGVHRDIERLVTAQGGTCLEACMAGSITQARQGTLYLMCGGNPEVFANAKVILEALGTTVRYIGQAGEAAKVKALVNMVMNSNTAALAEGLGLGAALGIDLTLLREVFGQTGAASRVLETDGEDMQQRAHECYFSAAHAAKDSTIALDLAHRAGLSLPVAHATLSQYRRLIELGKGELDKSAVAELTFLDREGLR; this is encoded by the coding sequence ATGGCGAACAGAGCAGCCGGCATCGGGTTCGTCGGAATAGGCCGCATGGGCGCCAACATGGCGCGCCGACTTCACGAACGTGATTTCCGTCTGACCTCGGTCTACGACCTACAACCAGCGGTTGCATTGTCACTAGCCGCTGAGCTCAAGATCCATGCTGCGCAGACTCCGGCTGAGGTAGCCGGCAGTTCCACCGTCATTATCACAGTCATCTCCGACGATGCGGCAATGCGTTCAATCTTCTCTGAGCACAACGAAGCCAGCCTTCTTGGGAAAGCCCGAGACCGGCTCTTCATCAACTGCGCGACCCTTTCCCCAGGCGTTCACCGAGATATTGAACGGCTGGTCACGGCACAGGGTGGGACATGCCTGGAAGCGTGCATGGCGGGGAGCATCACCCAAGCTCGACAAGGCACACTGTACCTGATGTGCGGCGGCAACCCCGAGGTCTTTGCCAATGCGAAGGTCATCCTGGAAGCGCTCGGAACCACTGTGCGATATATCGGCCAGGCCGGCGAGGCGGCAAAAGTGAAAGCACTCGTAAACATGGTGATGAACAGTAATACGGCCGCGCTGGCGGAAGGGTTGGGACTGGGAGCGGCGCTTGGAATCGACCTCACGCTACTGCGCGAAGTCTTCGGCCAAACGGGCGCGGCCTCCCGTGTGCTGGAAACCGACGGAGAAGATATGCAGCAACGCGCGCACGAATGTTATTTCTCCGCCGCCCATGCCGCAAAAGATTCGACCATCGCGCTCGACCTGGCTCACCGTGCCGGACTCTCTCTGCCGGTCGCCCATGCAACACTGAGCCAATACCGTCGCTTGATTGAATTGGGGAAAGGTGAGTTAGATAAATCTGCAGTGGCCGAATTGACGTTTCTCGACCGTGAAGGGCTGCGCTAG
- the msrB gene encoding peptide-methionine (R)-S-oxide reductase MsrB gives MPPKVQIAPIVKVTKADEEWKKQLSSTAYRVLRHEDTERPFVNPLHENHESGIYYCAGCDLPLFSSEHKFDSRTGWPSFWQPIDPRVIESRTDFKIFVPRTEVHCARCEGHQGHVFKDGPKPTGLRYCINGVALKFVAG, from the coding sequence ATGCCTCCTAAAGTACAGATCGCTCCAATCGTCAAAGTGACAAAGGCCGATGAAGAATGGAAGAAGCAGTTGTCGTCGACTGCCTACAGAGTATTACGGCATGAAGATACAGAACGCCCGTTTGTCAACCCGCTGCATGAGAACCACGAGTCCGGAATCTATTATTGTGCCGGCTGCGACTTACCGCTGTTCTCCTCCGAGCACAAGTTTGACAGCCGTACAGGCTGGCCCAGCTTCTGGCAGCCGATCGATCCCCGCGTGATCGAAAGCCGCACCGATTTCAAAATTTTTGTCCCTCGTACGGAGGTGCATTGCGCCCGATGCGAGGGTCACCAGGGTCACGTGTTTAAGGACGGGCCGAAGCCGACCGGCCTTCGCTATTGCATCAATGGGGTCGCACTGAAATTCGTGGCCGGCTGA
- a CDS encoding universal stress protein, with product MRILVAVDESENALHAVRYVGSLLRQTPDVIVTLFHVLKPIPRGLLEHGGSENPHMEEVLSDRLREEREAWLRQEKEAECPILERACETLIRAGFDKSRVALKFGHEDDIATTILEETRKGHHDTIVVGRTGTTGITRIFGGGITDHLLRDAQDVAIWIITRP from the coding sequence ATGCGGATCCTTGTGGCAGTGGATGAATCCGAAAACGCGTTGCATGCCGTGCGATATGTGGGGTCGCTTCTCCGGCAGACGCCAGATGTCATCGTTACGCTCTTTCATGTGCTTAAACCCATACCACGCGGCTTATTGGAGCATGGCGGATCTGAAAATCCCCACATGGAAGAAGTGCTGAGCGATCGTTTGAGGGAAGAACGGGAGGCGTGGTTGAGGCAGGAAAAAGAGGCAGAATGCCCTATTCTCGAGCGAGCCTGCGAGACATTGATCCGTGCCGGCTTTGACAAGAGCCGAGTCGCCCTGAAGTTTGGACATGAGGACGACATTGCGACTACTATTCTCGAAGAAACGAGAAAGGGACATCACGACACGATCGTCGTGGGCCGCACGGGCACGACTGGAATCACGCGAATCTTCGGCGGCGGTATCACTGACCATCTACTGCGTGATGCGCAAGACGTAGCGATCTGGATTATCACAAGGCCTTAA